From a single Hymenobacter sp. YIM 151500-1 genomic region:
- a CDS encoding cellulose synthase family protein produces MLGLEILLLVLYGLCLLFMLGFSLVQLQLARRARAAAAHPAPTPAPPAVWPRVTVQLPLYNELYVAERLLDACAAFDYPPDRLHVQVLDDSTDETVARVAARVAHYRAQGLRIDHVRRPSRQGYKAGALRHGLALTDGELLAIFDADFVPPPDFLRRTVPYFAHEARTGVVQTRWGHLNAEYSLLTELQAFGLNAHFLVEQVGRQAGGHFLNFNGTGGVWRRTCIEDAGNWQADTLTEDLDLSYRAQLRGWQVRYLPQVAAPAELPATLDALKSQQFRWTKGAAETARKHLGAVLRAPLPLSTKLHATFHLLNSSVFVAILLMGMLSVPLVAVRALVPELRPVFHLASGFLLALVPLVFYFRTAWTLGRPYQPPGRSRGGFVGQLLLFLAFSMGLSLHNSRAVLLGLLGRRTAFIRTPKLGLVQRQGTWRGRRYRTGRLFDGLTLLEGLLALYFAAGLAAGLYLRTWGLLPTHLLLTVGYGLVFYYSIRHNFER; encoded by the coding sequence ATGCTCGGCCTGGAAATTCTACTGCTGGTGTTGTATGGGCTGTGCCTGCTGTTCATGCTGGGCTTCAGTTTGGTGCAGCTGCAGCTGGCCCGCCGGGCCCGGGCGGCAGCGGCTCACCCGGCCCCGACTCCGGCGCCCCCGGCCGTCTGGCCCCGCGTGACCGTGCAGCTGCCCCTCTACAACGAGCTGTACGTGGCCGAGCGCCTGCTTGACGCCTGCGCCGCCTTCGACTACCCGCCCGACCGGCTGCACGTGCAGGTGCTCGACGATTCCACCGACGAAACCGTGGCGCGGGTGGCGGCCCGCGTGGCCCACTACCGCGCCCAGGGCCTGCGCATCGACCACGTGCGCCGCCCCAGCCGCCAGGGCTACAAGGCCGGCGCCCTGCGCCACGGCCTGGCGCTGACCGACGGGGAGCTGCTGGCTATTTTCGACGCCGACTTTGTGCCGCCCCCCGACTTCCTAAGACGCACGGTGCCCTACTTCGCCCACGAAGCCCGCACGGGCGTGGTGCAAACGCGCTGGGGCCACCTCAACGCCGAGTACTCCTTGCTGACTGAGTTGCAGGCCTTCGGGCTGAACGCGCACTTTCTGGTGGAGCAGGTGGGGCGCCAGGCCGGGGGGCACTTCCTGAACTTCAACGGCACGGGCGGGGTGTGGCGGCGCACCTGCATCGAAGACGCCGGCAACTGGCAGGCCGACACGCTCACCGAAGACCTGGACCTGAGCTACCGAGCCCAGCTGCGGGGCTGGCAAGTGCGCTACCTCCCCCAAGTGGCCGCCCCCGCCGAGCTGCCCGCTACCCTGGATGCCCTGAAGTCGCAGCAGTTTCGGTGGACCAAGGGCGCGGCCGAAACCGCCCGCAAGCACCTGGGGGCCGTGCTGCGTGCCCCGCTGCCCCTGAGCACCAAGCTGCACGCTACGTTTCATCTGCTCAACAGCAGCGTGTTCGTGGCTATTCTGCTGATGGGGATGCTGAGCGTGCCGCTGGTGGCGGTGCGGGCCCTGGTGCCGGAGCTGCGGCCGGTGTTTCACCTGGCGTCGGGGTTTTTACTGGCCCTGGTGCCGCTGGTGTTTTACTTCCGCACGGCCTGGACGCTAGGGCGCCCCTACCAGCCGCCGGGCCGGAGCCGGGGCGGGTTTGTGGGCCAGCTGCTGCTGTTTCTGGCTTTTTCGATGGGCTTGTCGTTGCACAACAGCCGGGCGGTGCTGCTGGGGCTGCTGGGGCGACGCACGGCCTTTATTCGCACGCCCAAGCTGGGCCTGGTGCAGCGGCAGGGCACCTGGCGCGGCCGCCGTTACCGCACCGGCCGCCTCTTCGACGGCCTCACGCTGCTGGAGGGCCTGCTGGCCCTGTACTTTGCCGCAGGGCTGGCTGCGGGCCTCTACCTGCGCACGTGGGGCTTGCTGCCCACTCACCTGCTCCTAACCGTGGGCTACGGCCTGGTATTCTACTACTCCATCCGCCACAACTTCGAGAGGTGA
- a CDS encoding glycosyltransferase 87 family protein codes for MRPPPTRLLHLLALTGLAGAQLLLAYATPRPAFGQLLALWGLSFGLYAYLLRTRLPLRAGLVAALVLRLLWLPALPALSDDYHRFRWDGLLLASGVNPYQFRPDEFGAGSAWFAARPDRAASRVPPKLTTNNEQQKTKNELAALYPKLNSPHYYSVYPPVCQAAFGLAAVLAPASERGAVLVLRLVLVLAEAGTAALLLALLRAWGQDLRRALWYLLNPLVLVELTGNLHFEALVVCLLLLTLWLLRRGRAGAAGAALGLAVGTKLLPLLVLPLLVRRLGWRQTLWCAAGTSVVLVVVLAPFASPELAANVGRSLGLYFRTFEFNASLYYLLRAAGTGLVGYNPIAWVGPALALTTAAGILLLAARERRPTLASLPHTLLLTLAFYYALATTVHPWYLAPLVALSVFSRWRFALVWSGVAVLSYAAYQTAAYSENLWLVGLEYAVVVAAVLGESRRVPAPV; via the coding sequence ATGCGTCCACCCCCTACTCGCCTGCTGCACCTTTTGGCTTTGACAGGTCTGGCAGGGGCGCAGTTACTGCTGGCCTACGCTACTCCGCGTCCGGCTTTCGGGCAGCTGCTGGCGCTGTGGGGGCTGAGCTTCGGCCTGTATGCCTACCTGCTGCGCACCCGGCTGCCGCTGCGCGCTGGCCTGGTGGCGGCTCTGGTGCTGCGCCTGCTGTGGCTGCCGGCCCTGCCGGCCCTCTCCGACGATTACCACCGCTTCCGCTGGGACGGACTGCTGCTGGCCTCGGGCGTCAACCCGTATCAGTTCCGGCCCGATGAATTCGGGGCTGGTTCTGCATGGTTCGCTGCCCGACCGGATAGGGCGGCCAGCCGGGTGCCTCCTAAACTCACCACAAACAACGAGCAACAAAAAACCAAAAACGAGCTGGCCGCCCTATACCCCAAGCTGAACTCGCCGCACTACTACTCGGTGTATCCGCCGGTGTGCCAAGCGGCATTTGGCTTAGCCGCCGTGCTGGCTCCGGCTTCGGAACGGGGCGCCGTGCTGGTGCTGCGCCTGGTGCTGGTGCTGGCCGAGGCGGGCACGGCGGCGCTGCTGCTGGCCCTGCTGCGGGCCTGGGGCCAGGACTTGCGCCGGGCGCTGTGGTACCTGCTGAATCCATTGGTATTGGTGGAACTCACCGGCAATCTGCACTTCGAGGCCTTAGTTGTTTGCCTGTTGCTGCTTACGCTGTGGCTGCTGCGGCGGGGCCGGGCCGGGGCCGCCGGCGCGGCCCTGGGGCTGGCCGTGGGCACCAAGCTACTGCCCCTGCTCGTGCTGCCGTTGCTGGTGCGGCGCCTGGGCTGGCGGCAAACGCTGTGGTGCGCGGCTGGCACCAGCGTAGTGCTGGTGGTGGTGCTTGCGCCGTTTGCCTCGCCGGAGCTGGCCGCCAACGTGGGGCGCAGCCTGGGCCTGTACTTCCGCACATTCGAGTTCAACGCCAGCCTGTACTACCTGCTGCGGGCCGCGGGCACCGGGCTGGTGGGCTACAACCCCATTGCCTGGGTCGGCCCGGCCCTGGCCCTGACCACGGCGGCGGGCATCCTCCTCCTGGCCGCGCGGGAGCGGCGCCCCACCCTCGCCTCCCTGCCTCATACCCTGCTGCTTACGCTGGCTTTCTACTACGCCCTGGCTACCACCGTGCACCCCTGGTACCTGGCGCCGCTGGTGGCCTTGAGTGTATTCAGCCGGTGGCGCTTTGCCCTGGTCTGGTCGGGCGTGGCGGTGCTGTCGTACGCGGCTTATCAAACGGCTGCCTACTCCGAAAACCTGTGGCTGGTGGGGCTGGAATACGCAGTAGTAGTGGCGGCGGTGTTGGGGGAAAGTCGCCGGGTTCCAGCTCCTGTTTAA
- a CDS encoding TIGR04282 family arsenosugar biosynthesis glycosyltransferase, whose product MTSLLIFARYPELGKVKTRLAAGVGEEEALRVYRWLLEHTRAVVGPLQEVRKTVWLAEPGPGADRTDAWLGFEQWPQPAGDLGQKMQAAFTQAFADGAPAAVIIGTDCPGLTTDHLRAAFTALATHDLVLGPAADGGYYLLGMKQLWPNLFELKAWSTASVRADTLADARRLGLRVHQLPQLHDIDTADDLRRWQQAAPGTLPDGFGVL is encoded by the coding sequence ATGACCTCTCTGCTCATCTTCGCCCGCTATCCGGAACTAGGGAAGGTGAAGACGCGGCTGGCGGCGGGAGTGGGGGAGGAGGAAGCCTTGCGCGTGTACCGGTGGTTGCTGGAGCACACGCGGGCGGTGGTGGGGCCGCTGCAAGAGGTGCGCAAAACCGTGTGGCTGGCCGAGCCGGGCCCCGGCGCTGACCGTACCGACGCTTGGCTGGGCTTCGAGCAGTGGCCCCAGCCGGCCGGCGACCTGGGCCAGAAAATGCAGGCTGCCTTCACGCAGGCTTTTGCCGACGGAGCACCAGCCGCCGTCATCATCGGCACCGACTGCCCCGGCCTGACCACCGACCACCTGCGCGCAGCCTTTACGGCCCTGGCTACCCACGACCTGGTGCTGGGCCCGGCCGCCGACGGCGGGTATTACCTGCTGGGCATGAAGCAGTTGTGGCCGAACTTGTTTGAGCTGAAAGCCTGGAGCACCGCTTCGGTGCGGGCCGATACGCTGGCCGACGCCCGGCGCCTGGGGCTGCGGGTGCACCAGCTGCCGCAGCTGCACGACATCGACACGGCCGACGACCTGCGCCGGTGGCAGCAGGCCGCTCCCGGAACACTTCCGGATGGATTCGGCGTACTTTAG
- the arsS gene encoding arsenosugar biosynthesis radical SAM (seleno)protein ArsS (Some members of this family are selenoproteins.) yields MKSLHARHDPLADTGFQLRVLTQAEAEGARLVPFAQRLRESGLLPLRPTTLQTMQLNVGKMCNQTCRHCHVDAGPDRTEIMTRQTMQLCLDALARTDIEVVDLTGGAPEMNPDFRWLVEQISALGRQIIVRCNLTIIVANPKYHDLPEFFARHGVRVVSSLPHFSAARTDAQRGEGVFERSIRALRMLNAVGYGVEGSGRMLDLVYNPSGAFMPGSQAALERDFKQRLAREHGIVFNSLLTITNLPISRFLEYLLESGNYESYMQKLVDAYNPVAAANVMCRSTLSIGWDGQLYDCDFNQQLDLPVAAPAPQHIRDFSEAALSARAIVIGQHCYGCTAGAGSSCGGATVNE; encoded by the coding sequence ATGAAAAGCCTCCACGCCCGGCACGACCCCTTGGCCGACACTGGTTTTCAGCTGCGTGTACTCACGCAGGCCGAAGCCGAAGGGGCGCGGCTGGTGCCATTTGCCCAGAGGCTGCGGGAAAGTGGCCTACTGCCCTTACGCCCTACCACGCTGCAAACCATGCAGCTGAACGTGGGCAAGATGTGCAACCAGACCTGCCGCCACTGCCACGTCGACGCCGGCCCCGACCGCACCGAGATTATGACCCGCCAGACCATGCAGCTCTGCCTGGATGCCCTGGCGCGCACCGACATCGAGGTGGTGGACCTGACCGGCGGCGCCCCGGAAATGAACCCGGATTTCCGCTGGCTGGTGGAGCAGATTTCGGCCCTGGGGCGGCAGATCATCGTGCGCTGCAACCTCACCATCATCGTGGCCAACCCCAAGTACCACGACCTGCCCGAGTTTTTTGCCCGGCATGGGGTGCGGGTGGTGTCGTCGTTGCCGCACTTCTCGGCCGCCCGCACCGATGCCCAGCGCGGTGAGGGGGTGTTTGAGCGGAGTATCCGGGCGTTGCGCATGCTCAACGCGGTAGGCTACGGGGTGGAGGGCTCGGGCCGCATGCTCGATTTGGTGTACAATCCCTCGGGCGCGTTTATGCCGGGCAGCCAGGCGGCCTTGGAGCGCGACTTCAAGCAGCGGCTGGCGCGGGAGCATGGCATCGTGTTCAACAGCCTGCTCACGATTACCAACCTGCCCATTAGCCGGTTTCTGGAGTACCTGCTGGAAAGCGGCAACTACGAAAGCTACATGCAGAAGCTGGTGGACGCCTACAACCCCGTGGCCGCCGCCAACGTGATGTGCCGCAGCACCCTCAGCATCGGCTGGGACGGGCAGCTCTACGACTGCGACTTCAACCAGCAGCTCGACCTGCCCGTGGCCGCGCCCGCGCCCCAGCACATCCGTGACTTCAGCGAAGCCGCCCTCTCGGCCCGCGCCATCGTCATCGGCCAGCACTGCTACGGCTGCACCGCCGGCGCTGGCTCCAGCTGCGGCGGCGCTACGGTGAATGAGTAA
- a CDS encoding arsenosugar biosynthesis-associated peroxidase-like protein, which yields MEKATYYNPADLAKFGNITEWQSEMGNKFFAYYAEVFKDGALTEREKSLIALAVAHAVQCPYCIDAYTTDSLQKGADEAQMMEAVHVAAAIKGGAALVHGVQMMNKAKELAM from the coding sequence ATGGAAAAAGCAACCTACTACAATCCGGCCGACCTGGCCAAGTTCGGCAACATCACGGAGTGGCAGTCGGAGATGGGCAACAAGTTTTTTGCCTACTACGCCGAGGTGTTCAAAGACGGCGCCCTTACGGAGCGCGAAAAATCTCTGATTGCCTTGGCCGTGGCCCACGCCGTGCAGTGCCCGTACTGCATCGACGCCTACACCACCGACTCCCTGCAAAAAGGCGCCGACGAAGCCCAGATGATGGAAGCCGTGCACGTGGCCGCCGCCATCAAAGGAGGGGCCGCCCTGGTGCACGGCGTGCAGATGATGAACAAAGCTAAGGAGCTAGCCATGTAA
- a CDS encoding heme NO-binding domain-containing protein produces MHGSIFSLLKRYVQTQYDHSTWVRLVEAAGLTSADFDHKSVYPDQHMYALVGKAAEMTGIPAQELHEKFGEYLVPDLMYMYQRLIRPEWKTLDMLEHTENTMHRQVRLDHAENAPPVLHVTRLSKDELVIDYVSPRRMGALAVGIVRGIAAYYDEADQMEVVPTTSEEGERVSIRVRRRPVR; encoded by the coding sequence GTGCACGGCTCTATCTTTTCATTGCTCAAACGCTACGTCCAGACCCAATACGACCATAGCACCTGGGTGCGGCTGGTGGAAGCCGCCGGCCTCACCTCCGCCGATTTCGACCACAAAAGCGTGTACCCCGACCAGCACATGTACGCGCTGGTGGGCAAGGCCGCGGAGATGACCGGCATCCCGGCCCAGGAGCTGCACGAGAAGTTTGGCGAGTACCTGGTGCCCGACCTCATGTACATGTACCAGCGGCTGATTCGGCCGGAGTGGAAAACCCTGGACATGCTGGAGCACACCGAAAACACCATGCACCGGCAGGTCCGCCTCGACCACGCCGAAAATGCTCCGCCCGTGCTGCACGTCACGCGCCTCTCCAAGGATGAGCTGGTGATTGACTACGTGTCGCCGCGGCGCATGGGGGCGCTGGCCGTGGGTATTGTGCGCGGCATTGCGGCCTATTACGACGAGGCCGACCAGATGGAGGTAGTGCCCACCACCAGCGAGGAAGGCGAGCGGGTTAGCATCCGGGTGCGCCGCCGGCCGGTGCGCTGA
- a CDS encoding anti-sigma factor encodes MDIQHYIESGILEEYALGLLSEAERADVERMAGLHPQVRQELDEALRGVEAYAQAHAVTPPAGMRERVLSGWQQAIRPETPALAMTASATPQPAPSAAAGEAVVRQMPPPAEVQPSRSRWLMAASVALLMLSGLGNVLLYNRLQESEANLLAARNEQARFAATQQAVERRLDARTQELNVLRSEQFRAVQLKGTPKAPQALARVYYNPGTRAVYVDVRRLPAPPAGKQYQLWALDNGKPVDAGVLTAATAVGDSIQQMKDIASAQAFAMTVEDEGGSAAPTLSTMTVIGNL; translated from the coding sequence GTGGACATTCAGCACTATATCGAATCCGGCATTCTGGAAGAATACGCCCTGGGCCTGCTCAGCGAGGCTGAGCGCGCCGATGTGGAGCGCATGGCTGGCCTGCATCCCCAGGTGCGCCAGGAACTCGACGAGGCCCTGCGCGGGGTGGAAGCCTACGCCCAGGCCCACGCCGTAACGCCTCCGGCCGGCATGCGGGAGCGGGTACTCAGCGGCTGGCAGCAGGCCATCCGCCCGGAAACTCCCGCCCTCGCCATGACGGCCAGCGCCACGCCGCAGCCAGCCCCATCCGCCGCTGCCGGTGAGGCCGTGGTACGACAAATGCCCCCGCCGGCTGAGGTTCAGCCCAGCCGCAGCCGCTGGCTGATGGCCGCCTCGGTGGCCCTGCTGATGCTAAGCGGGCTGGGCAACGTGTTGCTCTACAATCGGTTGCAAGAGTCGGAGGCCAACTTGCTGGCGGCCCGCAACGAGCAGGCCCGGTTTGCAGCCACCCAGCAAGCCGTGGAGCGCCGCCTCGATGCCCGCACCCAGGAGCTGAACGTGCTGCGCAGTGAGCAGTTCCGGGCCGTGCAGCTCAAGGGCACACCCAAAGCGCCCCAGGCCCTGGCCCGTGTGTACTACAACCCCGGCACCCGCGCCGTGTACGTAGATGTGCGCCGCCTGCCCGCGCCCCCCGCCGGCAAACAGTACCAGCTCTGGGCCCTCGACAACGGCAAGCCCGTGGATGCGGGCGTACTTACCGCCGCCACCGCCGTCGGCGACAGTATTCAGCAGATGAAGGACATAGCCAGCGCCCAGGCCTTTGCCATGACCGTGGAAGACGAGGGCGGCAGCGCCGCCCCCACGCTGAGCACAATGACCGTCATCGGAAACCTTTAG
- a CDS encoding RNA polymerase sigma factor, protein MSASPPESAALATEQLLVQRLRDRDEAAMTIFYDKYSAALYGVILRIVQKEETAEDVLQEAMVKIWHSFPSYDAGKGRLYTWVLNICRNLAIDKIRSRQYRVGSRTQPIEESAALRQAAEPTFRPEHIGLQEMTRQLSPDQRQIVDLLYFGGFTQSEVAEELNLPLGTVKTRARAAIKVLSKLIR, encoded by the coding sequence GTGTCTGCTTCACCTCCTGAGTCAGCCGCCCTCGCCACCGAACAACTACTCGTGCAGCGCCTGCGCGACCGGGACGAAGCGGCCATGACCATCTTCTACGATAAGTACTCCGCAGCCCTGTACGGCGTTATTCTGCGCATCGTCCAGAAAGAAGAAACTGCCGAGGACGTATTGCAGGAGGCCATGGTCAAAATCTGGCATTCGTTTCCTTCCTACGACGCCGGCAAAGGCCGGCTGTACACGTGGGTGCTGAACATCTGCCGCAATCTGGCCATCGACAAAATCCGGTCCCGGCAGTACCGCGTAGGTAGCCGCACGCAGCCCATAGAAGAAAGTGCCGCGCTGCGCCAGGCCGCCGAACCTACCTTCCGACCTGAGCACATTGGCTTGCAGGAAATGACGCGCCAGCTGAGTCCGGACCAGCGGCAAATCGTGGACCTGCTTTATTTCGGCGGATTTACGCAAAGCGAAGTGGCAGAAGAACTGAACCTGCCGCTGGGAACGGTGAAAACCCGTGCCCGGGCGGCTATCAAAGTACTTTCCAAACTGATTCGATAA
- a CDS encoding NAD-dependent succinate-semialdehyde dehydrogenase, whose translation MPIESFNPYTGRVLRRFRPFSWKKTERILAQAHRTAAEWRTTSFEHRAGLMHRAAALLRERQDELARLMALEMGKPVTDGRAEALKCALTCEYYADHAAEFLRDEQIRTEARHSFISYEPLGVVLAVMPWNFPLWQVIRFAAPALMAGNVGLLKHASNVPQCALALEKIFQDAGFPEHAFRALLIGSDLVEPLIADDRVRAVTLTGSEGAGAQVAAAAGRHIKKTVLELGGSDAFIVLADADLELAARTAAQARMINAGQSCIAAKRFIVEKPVVKEFVARMKEHLLAFRAGDPLDDATQYGPLARPDLADDLTRQVEDSVRQGARVELPGGQDRPGTALFRPMILRNVKPGQRAYEEELFGPVAVILEARDAADALRLANDSRFGLGGSIWTRDEERGQQLARRVEAGAVFVNAMVKSSPEMPFGGVKKSGYGRELSYLGIREFVNQKSIWVAKPEKREEKKVE comes from the coding sequence ATGCCCATCGAATCTTTCAACCCCTACACCGGGCGCGTGCTGCGCCGCTTCCGCCCGTTCAGCTGGAAGAAAACCGAGCGTATCCTGGCCCAGGCCCACCGCACGGCCGCCGAGTGGCGCACCACGTCCTTTGAGCACCGGGCCGGGCTGATGCACCGCGCCGCCGCGCTACTGCGGGAGCGGCAAGACGAGCTGGCCCGCCTCATGGCCCTGGAGATGGGCAAGCCCGTGACGGATGGCCGCGCCGAGGCACTGAAGTGCGCCCTCACCTGTGAATATTACGCCGACCACGCCGCCGAATTTCTGCGCGACGAGCAAATCCGGACCGAGGCCCGCCACTCCTTTATCAGCTACGAGCCCCTGGGCGTGGTGCTGGCCGTGATGCCCTGGAACTTCCCGCTGTGGCAGGTTATCCGGTTTGCGGCCCCGGCCCTGATGGCCGGCAACGTGGGCTTGCTCAAGCATGCCTCTAACGTGCCCCAGTGCGCCCTGGCTTTGGAAAAAATATTTCAGGATGCCGGCTTCCCCGAGCACGCCTTCCGGGCCCTGCTCATCGGCTCCGACCTGGTGGAGCCCCTCATTGCCGACGACCGGGTGCGGGCCGTAACGCTAACCGGCTCGGAGGGGGCCGGGGCTCAGGTAGCCGCCGCGGCCGGCCGCCACATCAAGAAAACCGTGCTGGAGTTGGGCGGCTCCGACGCTTTTATCGTGCTGGCTGATGCCGACCTGGAGCTGGCCGCCCGCACCGCCGCCCAGGCCCGCATGATTAACGCGGGCCAGAGCTGCATAGCCGCCAAGCGCTTTATCGTGGAAAAGCCCGTGGTAAAGGAGTTTGTGGCCCGCATGAAGGAGCACCTGCTGGCCTTCCGGGCCGGCGACCCGCTCGACGACGCCACCCAGTACGGCCCCCTGGCCCGCCCCGACCTGGCCGACGACCTCACCCGGCAAGTCGAAGACTCGGTGCGCCAGGGGGCCCGCGTGGAGCTGCCCGGCGGCCAGGACCGCCCTGGCACGGCCCTATTCCGGCCCATGATTTTGCGCAACGTGAAGCCCGGCCAGCGGGCCTACGAGGAGGAGCTGTTCGGTCCCGTGGCCGTGATTCTGGAAGCCCGCGACGCCGCCGACGCCCTGCGCCTCGCCAACGACTCCCGCTTCGGGCTGGGCGGCTCCATCTGGACCCGCGACGAGGAGCGCGGCCAGCAGCTGGCCCGCCGCGTGGAAGCCGGCGCCGTGTTCGTCAACGCCATGGTCAAGTCCTCGCCCGAAATGCCTTTCGGTGGCGTGAAAAAGTCCGGCTACGGCCGGGAGCTGTCCTACCTGGGTATTCGGGAGTTCGTGAATCAAAAATCCATCTGGGTGGCAAAGCCGGAGAAGCGGGAGGAAAAGAAAGTAGAGTAG
- a CDS encoding YdcF family protein, whose translation MFFILSKLLYYLLLPTVWLVGLLVAAVLVRRPPWRRRLLLATTVLALLTTNPALVNEALLAWELPPVRLSQLPAHDAGVLLTGITEVRKSPHDRVYVEQGADRLLHTLWLYRAGRIRRIIVSGGSGAVQTVARSEAEELRILLRLAGVPARDILLETRSRNTRENALYTRQLLAQHPDIRSVVLITSAFHQRRALGCFRKVGVHPTPFPAGYYSQDRQLTPDYLLVPDAQALLLWSVLAREISGYLVYKVLGYC comes from the coding sequence ATGTTTTTCATTCTTTCCAAACTGCTGTACTACCTGCTGCTGCCGACGGTGTGGCTGGTGGGGCTGCTGGTAGCGGCCGTGCTGGTGCGCCGGCCCCCGTGGCGCCGCCGCCTGCTGCTGGCCACTACGGTTCTGGCGCTGCTGACTACCAACCCGGCCCTGGTGAACGAGGCGCTGCTGGCCTGGGAGCTGCCCCCGGTGCGCCTCTCCCAGCTGCCCGCGCACGATGCCGGCGTGCTGCTCACGGGCATTACGGAGGTGCGCAAGTCGCCGCACGACAGGGTGTACGTGGAGCAGGGCGCCGACAGGCTCCTGCACACGCTGTGGCTGTACCGGGCCGGCCGCATCCGGCGCATCATCGTGTCGGGTGGCTCGGGGGCGGTGCAGACGGTGGCCCGCTCAGAGGCTGAGGAGCTGCGGATTCTGCTGCGCCTGGCCGGCGTGCCCGCCCGCGACATCCTGCTGGAAACGCGCAGCCGCAACACCCGCGAAAACGCCCTCTACACCCGCCAGCTGCTCGCCCAACACCCCGATATCCGGTCGGTGGTGCTCATTACTTCGGCCTTCCATCAGCGCCGGGCCCTGGGCTGCTTCCGTAAAGTCGGCGTGCACCCCACGCCTTTCCCCGCCGGCTACTACTCCCAGGACCGCCAACTCACCCCCGACTACCTCCTCGTCCCCGATGCCCAGGCCCTGCTGCTCTGGAGCGTCCTGGCCCGCGAAATCAGCGGCTACCTGGTGTACAAGGTGCTGGGGTACTGTTAG
- a CDS encoding thioredoxin family protein, with translation MSVIDTNDIGLRTLIHDYPKVVAKFTSENCAICELLAPSFEKYSLDPRYSGIAFLRLNSDENPVARQMMAQRVAPFFVAYHRGRMLECDTLQHEQEVTDLLERLLDYRSVGAN, from the coding sequence ATGAGCGTAATCGATACGAACGACATTGGCCTCCGCACCCTGATTCATGACTACCCGAAAGTGGTAGCCAAGTTTACGTCGGAGAACTGTGCTATCTGTGAGCTGCTGGCTCCTTCGTTTGAGAAGTACTCTCTTGACCCGCGCTACTCCGGCATTGCGTTTCTGCGGCTGAACTCGGATGAAAACCCCGTGGCCCGCCAGATGATGGCCCAGCGTGTAGCTCCCTTCTTCGTGGCCTACCACCGGGGGCGGATGCTGGAGTGCGACACCTTGCAGCACGAGCAGGAAGTAACCGACCTGCTGGAGCGTCTGCTGGACTACCGCTCGGTTGGGGCAAACTAG